In Amycolatopsis methanolica 239, a single genomic region encodes these proteins:
- a CDS encoding NAD-dependent malic enzyme → MPVPGPGYSITVRVEAPPSASAAGDLTSAVGRVGGVLTAFDVVESHSDAIVVDITANVSNADHVEVVTEALDALPGVRVRKVSDRTFLMHLGGKLSVSPKVQLRNRDDLSRAYTPGVARVCQAIAANPADARRLTIKRNTVAVVTDGSAVLGLGNIGPAAALPVMEGKAALFKKFADVDAWPVCLDTQDTEEIIKIVKALAPVYAGINLEDIAAPRCFEIEKRLREQLDIPVFHDDQHGTAIVVVAALRNALRVVGKEIEDCKIVVSGAGAAGSAIMRLLMHKKPGDIIAADINGIVHLGRSDLDDNLRWLAENTNKDNVSGTLHDALVGADVFIGVSAPNLFGAEQVATMAPNAVVFALANPDPEIDPLEAQKHAAVVATGRSDYPNQINNVLAFPGVFRGLLDAQAHEITDEMLLAAANAIADVVDDRLNASYIVPSVFDSAVAPAVAEAVKAAARKSGATS, encoded by the coding sequence GTGCCGGTTCCCGGCCCCGGGTATTCGATCACCGTTCGTGTCGAGGCGCCGCCGTCGGCGAGCGCCGCGGGCGACCTCACTTCGGCGGTGGGCCGGGTCGGCGGCGTGCTGACCGCGTTCGACGTGGTCGAGTCCCACTCCGACGCGATCGTCGTCGACATCACGGCGAACGTCTCCAACGCCGACCACGTCGAGGTCGTCACCGAGGCCCTCGACGCGCTGCCCGGCGTGCGGGTGCGCAAGGTCTCCGACCGCACCTTCCTCATGCACCTCGGCGGCAAGCTGTCGGTGTCGCCGAAGGTCCAGCTCCGCAACCGTGACGACCTGTCCCGCGCGTACACGCCGGGCGTGGCGCGGGTGTGCCAGGCGATCGCGGCCAACCCGGCCGACGCGCGGCGCCTGACGATCAAGCGCAATACGGTCGCGGTAGTCACCGACGGTTCGGCCGTCCTCGGCCTGGGCAACATCGGCCCGGCCGCGGCCCTGCCGGTGATGGAGGGCAAGGCGGCGCTGTTCAAGAAGTTCGCCGACGTCGACGCGTGGCCGGTGTGCCTGGACACCCAGGACACCGAGGAGATCATCAAGATCGTCAAGGCGCTCGCGCCGGTGTACGCGGGCATCAACCTCGAGGACATCGCCGCGCCGCGCTGCTTCGAGATCGAGAAGCGGCTGCGTGAGCAGCTCGACATCCCGGTGTTCCACGACGACCAGCACGGCACCGCGATCGTCGTGGTCGCCGCCCTGCGCAACGCGCTGCGCGTGGTCGGCAAGGAGATCGAGGACTGCAAGATCGTGGTGAGCGGCGCGGGCGCGGCGGGCTCGGCGATCATGCGGCTGCTCATGCACAAGAAGCCGGGCGACATCATCGCCGCCGACATCAACGGCATCGTTCACCTCGGCCGGTCCGATTTGGACGACAACCTGCGGTGGCTGGCCGAGAACACGAACAAGGACAACGTGTCCGGCACGCTGCACGACGCGCTCGTCGGCGCCGACGTGTTCATCGGCGTGTCCGCGCCGAACCTGTTCGGGGCCGAGCAGGTCGCGACGATGGCGCCGAACGCGGTGGTGTTCGCGCTGGCCAATCCGGACCCGGAGATCGACCCGCTCGAGGCGCAGAAGCACGCGGCGGTCGTGGCCACCGGGCGCAGCGACTACCCGAACCAGATCAACAACGTGCTCGCGTTCCCCGGCGTGTTCCGCGGTCTGCTGGACGCGCAGGCGCACGAGATCACCGACGAGATGCTGCTCGCCGCCGCGAACGCGATCGCCGACGTGGTGGACGACCGGCTCAATGCCTCCTACATCGTGCCGAGCGTGTTCGACTCCGCGGTGGCCCCGGCCGTCGCGGAGGCGGTCAAGGCGGCGGCCCGGAAGTCCGGCGCCACGAGCTGA